The Candidatus Hydrogenedentota bacterium nucleotide sequence TCCAAAAGAAAGAAGTGCCGCGTCCGGCAACCGTTCGTCAAACCTCTTATCTGCTTTACGTGATTGTTCGGCCGCCTCATCGAACTTACCTAGGTAAGCTTGAAAGATGGCAATTTCACGGTCGTGTTCGTGGTCCTGAGTCGTTTCTGAACAGAACCTGTTGGCTATATGTTGTACAAGGGCACGGTGTCCTGCGCAGAGAGCGATATTTGAAACCCCAAGGCAAATAGTGACTCTTTCTGAGTCAGAATCGACCTTGTCAAGAAGGGAATCCAGCAAAAGAACATCCGACAGGATCCCCGCTGCATCGCACAGCTGGGCTACAACCTCGGACTTGACTTCTTTAGGAAGTCCATCCATGTCTCTCAATGCAGACTGAATTGCAGTTCTGCTGGACCGGCAACAGTCTGCCGCAGCACACGCGAATCCGAGCACTGCCAAGAGGCGTGCCCTACCCACATGTTCATCCAACTGTCCGACCGCCGTAATAATCGCCTGGCAATAGTCCTCGCCCGCTTCCTGCGCGTCCAAAACTTTCGCTTTTGGTATCTCAACTGATGAGGGCAGCCGAACCCGGAGTGCCATGTCAATGGCGCATGCGACGTTGTGACTGCGTCCTAGATAGAATAGCACTTGACGAAATACGCAATTCCATAGCCAGTTCCCAGCGGGGTGCATTCTATTGTCGTTCAAGTACTCGATGAGGTCATCTATAGCCAGTCTGAACGCTTCTGAGTCCTTTGAATTGCCCGTAGTCTGAATGATTCTTGCCAATAGTTCACCTCGGTGTCGAGCGTCGATTTGGCGTGTAAGCGCCAGGGCATCAACATATTGGCGCATGGCTATTGCCCTATGAGCAAGCGATATATGCATATCATACGTCCATTCAGTCAGTTCTGCTGTTATTTTGGAGAAGGAGCCGTGATCTGCTGTCAACGCCTGTAGACTGTTTGTTTTGTTTTGACGCCTGAGTTCAGCTGCAAGTCTCGCAAGCATCTTTCTTTGGGTAGGATTTGAGGAGTCTAACCCGCGCGCTAGCAGCAGAATCTCATCCACTAGCTCCTGTCCCTCCTCGCCAAAGTCGTAGAGGGCTTGAAGAACCGCGCACAGGGATCCAAGACGTTCTTCTGGGAGAGGTCTCGAACGGGCGTAATTCAAGGCGATGCCTGCCTTGCCTAACCATACCATGATCTGAAGCGCGGAATCGCTGAGTTTACGGTTATCCATTAACACAACCGATCGTACCGCACGCAGCTTGACTTGGGAACGAAGGGCTTGCGGAGTTAGTTTCTCTGAAACACTGGCGGATGCCAATGCGATGTCACGGAGTGTACAGAGCTGACTACCTGTCGCCAATTGTTGCGTGTCAATCCATCTCGCAGATGATGTTAGTATGTTGATGAGAGCCTCAGTGCGGCCTGCGCCGAAAAGATGATAGCCCAAGTGCTGAAAGAAGTACCCATCATCCGGAAGCGTGTACCAATCATGAATGGGGCAGTGCATAACATATGCCGCGACAAGTCTGTCATGCGCACGCCGCAATCCCTCGTTTTGAAGGAGGGTCTTTACGAGATGGCGGTAGATCTCAGCGTGCTTGAAACCAAGCACTTGAGCAGAAGGGCGATGCTGAGTGTGTGGTTGCATGAGAAAGAGATGTTCATGCTCAGCGAAGAAGCGCAGGACCTCAGCCGGTTCAGTATCGCTGAATCGTGATATTTCGTCCAAGGTGGGTTTTCTTTGATGAATAGCCAAGGTCCCCAATATCCGGGTTGCCGATGCGATGGGGAGTGGCCCTCGTTCGATCCTGAGCCGTTCCTTCTCGAGACGCTCCGCAAGACCATACGGAGCATCTTTCAGATCGAGGCAGCCTGTCCTGAACACTTCACTTGCTGCGAGTTCGGCATACAGAAATGAACTGTCCGTCAGACTGACGAGCCTGGCTAGGTCCAGTTTCTGGAGTATGCTGCGGGGCAGGACGCGCCGATAATATTCGCGGATGGCTTGCTGCTGTAGTTCAGAATCTTCAAGCGTGATGTTCGCCTTTCCTGCCAAAGCTCTGAATTCTTGAGTATTTCTGGACGAAAGTATCCAGTGAACGTTGTCAGGTGTGGTCAACCTGCGAAGCAGCGCGCTCAGAGACTGACTGCCGGGCTGGGGCGGTGGTTCTGTCTCATCCAGTCCATCTATCGCAATAAACAGCCGTCCTTTCTGTCGGGACACTGTTCGCAAGGCTCGATTCATGAGTTCAACAGCCTCCCCATCGCGGACGGGCATGCGAATCGCGGGGTCTTTCCCGAGGGTCGGTTCGACCTGGATAGCCAGATCTGTGAGGATCCGCACGGGGCTATCACGATCACCTTCGTTGAACCGGATTAGAAACTTCGGGAAAAGATGTCCTCTGCCAGCCTGGCGCTTGAGGAAGGTAAGCATGAGAGTAGACTTGCCGGTGCCAGGCCCTCCTGCAAGTGCAAATATGCTCCGATGGCCCGGCTGCCGGATGAAGGCATCTAGCGCCTCGAGTACATCAGCTCGACCAACGTCACATGGAGCCTCTTCAATTTCTTTCTCAAATTCTTTCTCAAAGGTCCAGAAGAAGGGATGCTCTGCAGAGGCGTCCGCTTGCTCCACGAGATTCCTCAGGCTCTTCCACGCGTCAAACGGCGACTTGCTCAATTCGCGGAGGACCCTCAATTCGGGGTTTTCAAAAGTCGTTTGGAACCCCTCTACTATGTACGTGCTGCTGGGCGGGAATTTCTTTGTCCTTTTGTTTCGCGGATTCCACGGGGAAGACTCGGAAAACCACCTATTCTGCACAGAGCGCACCCTTTGCCTGATGGCGTTTTGCAGACTCATACTTCCTCGTCGCCAAAGGAAGAGTAGAAGGTAAGTCTCAAGAATGACTGCTCGATATGCAGGCGTATCATTAGGTGCAACATGTGGACAATGTATGACCTGTTGAATCCTGCAAACATGTTTCACGTACTTAAACGGGTTTGTGGCGTAAAATATCCGCCAACTATGGACAGGATGGGACCATTTGAGGGAAGCGTTCAGTGATGTTCTAGGGGCAATAGGTTTCGCAGCTTTTTTTAACCCGTCGGTCATCCTCGGTGGGACATCCGTCAACTTCTCCTTTTCCGGTGTCAAGAGCAATAGCGCGAATGGTAGGTCTTCATTCGACTGTTGCCGTGGAACGATTGTATTGCGCAAGTCATCCCGCACTCTAAGGATTGCAGATGCCCATTCTTTGTGGGTCCAGAGCTTCTGTTCGTCTCGTGGGTAGATTTCTCTGACCACCGCCAAGAGGCCGCCGTAATAGAAGCCCTCGTCTTTAGCCATATTCTGCAGTGTGCCGAGTATTTTGTCGCTAGTCAGACGCATAAGCATGTACCTAAGCAGCCTTTCCACAAAATACAGAGGGAAGAATACCGCGACCAAATGATATCACATCTCGTCGATTAGTCATTTTACACAACTTGCTATTGGGCAAAGAGTTAGCGTGAGACGCCAAGATTGGCTGCTCTACAGCGCAGCTCCCTTTTCCACAAGTTGCCGCAGCATACCAGGATAATTGCCAAAAACGTGGATTTTACGCATCCGGACTTTCCACATCATGCCTCGTTCCCCAACGAGACTATTGTGAGATATCGTGAAACTCAGATGGTTGGGTGGGTCTATGTTTCTGCTTAACCATCTTAATGGTCAGGTCGGCCGACTTCTTAACCGCAAGACGAGAAGAGTCCCGCCGGCGCAGGCGCGCCGCGTCCGGCGGGGCTTGGGAGGAAGTCGGTATGCACAAGAAGAAGCGCAGTGTAGAGAAGAAAGGCAGTTCCAGTTCCAAGGGGAGAGGTTTTCCCAAGAAGGAAGCCATAGTGCGCCACCCCGTGGTCCCGCTGCCAAAGGAGGAAATGAACCGCCTAATCGCCCAGCATTCTCCTGCATTGAGGCGGCATGCCGCCCGGCTATTGGGAGGTGCCGAGCGGATTCGACCGGGCCGAGATATAGACCTTTCCCCGGATGATCTAACCTCGCATACACAGAAGAAGGTCATGGAGCTCGGAGTTATTCGGGTGGGTTGGGGCTTCTGCTCATATGAGAAGAGCAAAATGCGCCAGTACTTAGGAGCCAAACTGCGCAAGGATAAGACGCGAGGCGATTTGGCGATTGAACACAAAGATGAAATGGAGGAACGTTGGGATGAAACCGAGAAACGGCTACGAAATCCTTGGGTGTCGGGAGATCATGAACCGGATAGAGAATGTCCTGAAACACAAGAGGACACAGGAGAACGCGGACAAGATTGATGCCTTTCAACTGCGCATGATAGCAGGCGAATCCCGCAAGGCAGTGGCGCAAGCATACGGCTATGCCTCACGCCCCAATACTATAAACGAGTGGGTCGCCGAAATCTGCAAAATACTCTGCGCGGAACTTCCACCCTTGGAAGACTTGATCTAAGCGCGTAGACTAACTGACTGCTACAATTATGAGCGAAAGCGGCCGGTCTCCAGCAGTTGAGGAGACCGGCCGCGCGCCTCAAGAGATACTCTTCAAAGATCTCGCATCATGTTACCGGCCAGCCCGCGAAACCTCTCGCCCGCAATCTGATTCCGTCTTTGCAACCAAGCGATAGAATCCCTCTTCCACGGCTCTCCGCGTTCCCGCCTTGACGAACTGTCGAAGGCGGCGCTCAGAAAAGTGTCGAACGTCCCTCTTCGTCTTGAGAGACAAGAGGTAATCACGGATTCTCGGCGGTAAGGTTAGAAGACGCAAGATCTGGGTTACTCTCGCGCGGCTCATTCCGTAGCGTTTCGCCAAGTCGCTCCGGCTGTTAACCACGTTCTCGTCGAGTAATTTCTGGAACTCAATGGCAAGATGTATCGGGTGGAACGCGGTTTCGTTCGCGCTTTGTAAGTTATTGTTGCGAAGGCGCTTGGACGGGAAGAGGAAATGGCTCGACCAGTTCTCGCATATGGACGGGACAGGGAGCCACCAGTAATTTACGAACTTTGAAGGTTCGTAATTCAAGAATAGAGAAGCCGTCGCGAGTCAAATCGTGGCGGCTTCGGCGTCTCTGGCCGCTTTTTGGTGGATTGAGATCATGGTCCATCCATACGTATGACAATGAGTTATGGGGTCCCTCACCACTTTACCGTTCGAGTCCTTGCGTGCGCCGTCTAAGGCTCGCCTACAACGAAAGTGAGAGTTCGTGATCGTCTCGGAGTTGAATCTTCAATCTGAAATGCGAACTTCCCGCTTCATGAGGTGCCTTTGAAGATCTTCTTACTCTACATGTTCTACATGCGGGGCCTTTTCAGTGCCTAACTGTACGAATTTCAGAACAATGGCTCTCCAGGAAGAACCGTTTGGCTTAACCATTGTCGGCAGGCCTGTGCCCCACCCGGTTGTCATACGTCCAACCAAGGTCCGTGTCGGGGAAGTCATGGTACAGAATGCCGGGGCGATGCTTCCTCAGCGATTTCAGGCTACCGTCAGGACGCGCCATGCAGGCTGCCAGGCGTGAGGGACGGACCGACGAATTGGTGGCCGAGATCCACATCCCATGGTCGGCGGCCCGCGTACGAACAGTTGCCGGCATCAACTCGTCCAGGCTTTGGCTCCCTGCCGGAACCCCCGCGTTATAGCAGGACAAGAAAAGTAGGACCACGCCCTCATCACGGTACCGCTCAAAGAGTTTGGGAAAGCACATATCGAAACAAATCAATAATCCACATTTGAAACCGTTGATTTCGAAGCAACAGATCTCGTTTCCCGGTTGGCAATAGAGCACCTCTTGCCGCCCGTGCAAATGGAGCTTGTCGTAGGTCGCTACCGTCTTCCCTGCACTGGAAACAACGTGCAGAGAG carries:
- a CDS encoding carbon-nitrogen hydrolase family protein: MRTATSQFPISGDVARNTAYMVRHVRQAAAEGASIVHFPECSLPGYSCFDEIDWQKVERDREQLAAAAAESGIWAIYGSYRRLPDGGKLRNSLHVVSSAGKTVATYDKLHLHGRQEVLYCQPGNEICCFEINGFKCGLLICFDMCFPKLFERYRDEGVVLLFLSCYNAGVPAGSQSLDELMPATVRTRAADHGMWISATNSSVRPSRLAACMARPDGSLKSLRKHRPGILYHDFPDTDLGWTYDNRVGHRPADNG
- a CDS encoding NACHT domain-containing protein, with translation MEQADASAEHPFFWTFEKEFEKEIEEAPCDVGRADVLEALDAFIRQPGHRSIFALAGGPGTGKSTLMLTFLKRQAGRGHLFPKFLIRFNEGDRDSPVRILTDLAIQVEPTLGKDPAIRMPVRDGEAVELMNRALRTVSRQKGRLFIAIDGLDETEPPPQPGSQSLSALLRRLTTPDNVHWILSSRNTQEFRALAGKANITLEDSELQQQAIREYYRRVLPRSILQKLDLARLVSLTDSSFLYAELAASEVFRTGCLDLKDAPYGLAERLEKERLRIERGPLPIASATRILGTLAIHQRKPTLDEISRFSDTEPAEVLRFFAEHEHLFLMQPHTQHRPSAQVLGFKHAEIYRHLVKTLLQNEGLRRAHDRLVAAYVMHCPIHDWYTLPDDGYFFQHLGYHLFGAGRTEALINILTSSARWIDTQQLATGSQLCTLRDIALASASVSEKLTPQALRSQVKLRAVRSVVLMDNRKLSDSALQIMVWLGKAGIALNYARSRPLPEERLGSLCAVLQALYDFGEEGQELVDEILLLARGLDSSNPTQRKMLARLAAELRRQNKTNSLQALTADHGSFSKITAELTEWTYDMHISLAHRAIAMRQYVDALALTRQIDARHRGELLARIIQTTGNSKDSEAFRLAIDDLIEYLNDNRMHPAGNWLWNCVFRQVLFYLGRSHNVACAIDMALRVRLPSSVEIPKAKVLDAQEAGEDYCQAIITAVGQLDEHVGRARLLAVLGFACAAADCCRSSRTAIQSALRDMDGLPKEVKSEVVAQLCDAAGILSDVLLLDSLLDKVDSDSERVTICLGVSNIALCAGHRALVQHIANRFCSETTQDHEHDREIAIFQAYLGKFDEAAEQSRKADKRFDERLPDAALLSFGLDGALKMLAKLPDPGMRSEYILRLAKTGYQIELRSRVAMVLKLLEANTEDEELSRLLMGSAMTLVYIGYSEQAIWLAGQCSNPHDRVRALAAIAECLLDVSEVERAQRLCSEILANIQTWYSEKSAALSWMREKCGIAALLRALGNREYADNLIRAWASEASTLPREADAQQALLLLSFYWAISDSDLVIWEHFRSGDLWSTYSALMRIAKFFAFSRVVPRIMAGDLRKLSPYYDGSFSFFAAVVEELTAGANDVGAEAEVPPPTIRFEKVLTEAIDVLGKALQDEVDGSESDMIYGALCWLERLREVTKSRTPENFPETDHSLIWMYYVVMALGSRERIVKLARMVRLEEHSWHRRHWRSMQDIVSRGNVKRVVEASEYVGLQELIWLLGFGASNWESVDKGLFMDLVGDGARISGWRLPNAKAFSAMVDEVKQAMIRPQPP